One Conger conger chromosome 18, fConCon1.1, whole genome shotgun sequence DNA window includes the following coding sequences:
- the LOC133117958 gene encoding protein TUNAR-like, whose amino-acid sequence MLDVHLLLTSCRVTACVLGRLSAVTMGTTVITIEEVRAQEGKEEREESILAMLGIVGTFLNLFVIVFVYIYTTL is encoded by the exons ATGCTGGATGTCCACCTGCTCCTCACAAGCTGTAGG GTAACCGCCTGCGTCCTGGGGAGGCTTTCGGCTGTGACAATGGGCACGACCGTCATCACCATCGAGGAGGTGCGTGCGCAGGAGGGCAAAGAGGAGCGGGAGGAGTCCATACTAGCCATGCTGGGCATCGTCGGGACCTTCCTCAACCTGTTCGTCATCGTCTTCGTGTACATCTACACCACCCTGTGA